A window of Coturnix japonica isolate 7356 chromosome 2, Coturnix japonica 2.1, whole genome shotgun sequence contains these coding sequences:
- the PPP4R1 gene encoding serine/threonine-protein phosphatase 4 regulatory subunit 1 isoform X6 — protein MAAAGGEEGAEQGAPLDFVSQDEMLTPLGRLDKYAASENIFNRQMVARSLLDTLKEVSDDERDCIAVLERISRLADDSEPTVRAELMEQVPHIAMFCQENRPSIPYAFSKYLLPIVVRYLADQNNQVRKTSQAALLVLLEQELIERYDVETKVCPVLIDLTAPDSNDDVKTEAVAIMCKMASMVGKDITERLVLPRFCEMCCDCRMFHVRKVCAANFGDICSVVGQQATEEMLLPRFFQLCSDNVWGVRKACAECFMAVSCATSQEVRRTKLSTLFINLISDPSRWVRQAAFQSLGPFISTFANPSSSGQYFKEEDDKNSEDHASAQENSEQIRTTEDITTEDEHSRTEDLSSHVDNDNFATKLEDATGDQNVVSDNSQTESDFQTESSFHCTLSSDSCGGMADENEPSSHCCTAGLREAGHSSQETSLSEQELYNSFHFWRTPLPEIDIDLELQQTSEIILNREIQELTMPVSPNIPMATRKELEEMIENLEPHIDDPDVKAQVEVLSAALRASSLNPQEETVASIGKGTDSQTELTSSDQQNFKPILSDIVPLIGDPVEDMDSTLHYIHNDSDLSTNSSFSPEEERKSKVQDVVPQALLDQYLSMTDPSRAQTVDTEIAKHCAYSLPGVALTLGRQNWHCLKDTYETLASDMQWKVRRTLAFSIHELAVILGDQLTAGDLVPVFNGFLKDLDEVRIGVLKHLHDFLKLLHLDKRREYLYQLQEFLVTDNSRNWRFRAELAEQLILLLDLYSARDIYDYLRPIAFSLCADKVSSVRWISYKLVSEMVKKLYMASTSTFVVDLMSELVEKFCRCRKWSGRQTFVFICQTISEDDCLPMDQFAVHLLPHLLHLASDRVPNVRVLLAKTLKQTLLEKEYFLNSANSHQEAVEQTIMALQMDDDSDVKYFASIHPASTKIADDAMSTASSTY, from the exons AGCCTACAGTGCGAGCAGAACTAATGGAACAGGTGCCTCATATTGCTATGTTTTGTCAAGAAAACAGACCTTCCATCCCATATGCTTTTTCCAAGTACTTACTACCTATTGTGGTACGGTACCTTGCAGACCAGAATAACCAG GTAAGAAAAACAAGCCAGGCAGCATTGTTAGTTCTGCTGGAGCAAGAACTCATAGAGAGATACGACGTGGAGACCAAAGTATGCCCTGTCCTGATAGACCTGACAGCACCAGACAGCAATGATGACGTGAAGACCGAAGCCGTGGCT ATCATGTGCAAAATGGCCTCCATGGTGGGAAAGGACATCACGGAAAGACTTGTTCTTCCTAGGTTTTGTGAGATGTGCTGTGACTGCAGAATGTTTCATGTTCGTAAG GTGTGTGCAGCCAACTTCGGAGATATCTGCAGTGTGGTTGGGCAGCAGGCCACTGAAGAAATGCTG TTGCCGAGgtttttccagctctgctctgataATGTGTGGGGAGTTCGGAAAGCCTGCGCTGAATGCTTCATGGCAGTTTCTTGTGCAACATCACAGGAAGTTCGGCGGACAAAGTTGTCAACcctttttattaatttgattAGTGATCCTTCGCGATGG GTCCGACAAGCTGCTTTTCAGTCCTTGGGGCCTTTCATATCAACTTTTGCTAATCCATCCAGCAGTGGtcagtattttaaagaagaagATGACAAAAACTCAGAGGACCATGCTTCTGCACAGGAAAACag TGAACAAATCAGAACTACAGAAGACATCACAACAGAGGAtgagcacagcagaacagaggACCTGTCATCACACGTTGACAATGACAATTTTGCAACAAAACTTGAAGATGCCACGGGAGATCAAAATGTAGTGTCAGATAACTCCCAGACGGAAAGTGATTTCCAGACTGAGTCATCCTTTCATTGCACTTTGTCTTCAGATTCTTGTGGGGGAATGGCTGATGAGAACGAGCCAAGTTCTCATTGCTGTACAGCAGGACTACGGGAGGCTGGGCACAGTTCACAGGAAACCTCTCTTTCAGAGCAGGAATTGTACAACTCTTTCCATTTCTGGAGGACTCCACTTCCTGAAATAGATATTGATTTGGAGCTTCAGCAGACTTCTGAGATAATCCTCAATAGAGAAATTCAGGAACTCACAATGCCGGTATCTCCAAACATTCCTATGGCAACAAggaaagagctggaagaaatgaTAGAAAATTTGGAACCCCACATAGATGATCCAGACGTTAAAG CACAAGTGGAGGTGTTGTCTGCCGCACTCAGAGCATCCAGCTTGAATCCTCAGGAAGAGACAGTGGCCAGCATTGGCAAGGGAACAGACTCTCAGACTGAACTGACCAGCAGTGACCAACAAAATTTTAAGCCTATACTGAGTGATATTGTGCCTTTAATTGGTGACCCTGTTGAG gacATGGATTCCACGCTTCACTATATTCATAATGATTCAGATTTGAGCACCAATAGTAGTTTCAGccctgaagaagaaagaaaatccaaagtACAG GATGTTGTACCTCAAGCCTTGTTGGATCAGTATTTATCAATGACTGATCCATCTCGCGCACAAACTGTCGACACCGAGATCGCCAAACACTGTGCCTACAGCCTCCCAGGTGTGGCACTTACATTAGGCAGACAGAACTGGCACTGCTTGAAGGATACCTACGAGACGCTGGCATCTGACATGCAG TGGAAGGTTCGTCGGACGCTCGCGTTTTCCATACACGAACTTGCCGTCATCCTTGGAGACCAACTTACAGCTGGGGATTTGGTTCCTGTCTTCAATGGCTTCTTAAAGGACCTGGATGAAGTCAGGATAGGTGTGCTTAAACACTTGCATGACTTTCTAAAG CTTCTTCATCTGGACAAAAGAAGAGAATATCTTTATCAGCTCCAGGAATTCTTAGTGACCGATAACAGCAGGAACTGGCGTTTCCGTGCAGAGCTGGCTGA GCAGCTGATCTTACTTCTAGATCTGTACAGTGCCAGAGACATCTACGACTACTTGCGACCTATCGCTTTCAGCCTCTGTGCAGACAAAGTGTCTTCTGTCCGCTGGATTTCTTACAAGCTG GTTAGCGAAATGGTAAAAAAGCTGTACATGGCCTCAACGTCAACGTTTGTGGTAGACCTCATGAGTGAACTTGTTGAAAAGTTCTGTAGATGCCGCAAATGGTCTGGCAGGCAAACTTTTGTCTTCATCTGTCAG ACTATCAGTGAGGATGACTGCCTGCCCATGGACCAGTTTGCTGTGCATCTGTTGCCACACTTATTACACTTGGCATCTGACAGGGTTCCAAACGTTCGAGTCCTGCTTGCAAAAACATTAAAGCAAACGCTTTTGGAGAAAG AGTATTTCCTGAATTCTGCCAACTCTCATCAGGAAGCTGTGGAGCAGACGATTATGGCGCTTCAAATGGACGACGACAGCGACGTCAAGTATTTTGCAAGCATACACCCCGCCAGCACCAAAATAGCGGATGACGCCATGAGCACTGCTTCATCCACGTATTAA
- the PPP4R1 gene encoding serine/threonine-protein phosphatase 4 regulatory subunit 1 isoform X9 — protein sequence MEQVPHIAMFCQENRPSIPYAFSKYLLPIVVRYLADQNNQVRKTSQAALLVLLEQELIERYDVETKVCPVLIDLTAPDSNDDVKTEAVAIMCKMASMVGKDITERLVLPRFCEMCCDCRMFHVRKVCAANFGDICSVVGQQATEEMLLPRFFQLCSDNVWGVRKACAECFMAVSCATSQEVRRTKLSTLFINLISDPSRWVRQAAFQSLGPFISTFANPSSSGQYFKEEDDKNSEDHASAQENSEQIRTTEDITTEDEHSRTEDLSSHVDNDNFATKLEDATGDQNVVSDNSQTESDFQTESSFHCTLSSDSCGGMADENEPSSHCCTAGLREAGHSSQETSLSEQELYNSFHFWRTPLPEIDIDLELQQTSEIILNREIQELTMPVSPNIPMATRKELEEMIENLEPHIDDPDVKAQVEVLSAALRASSLNPQEETVASIGKGTDSQTELTSSDQQNFKPILSDIVPLIGDPVEDMDSTLHYIHNDSDLSTNSSFSPEEERKSKVQDVVPQALLDQYLSMTDPSRAQTVDTEIAKHCAYSLPGVALTLGRQNWHCLKDTYETLASDMQWKVRRTLAFSIHELAVILGDQLTAGDLVPVFNGFLKDLDEVRIGVLKHLHDFLKLLHLDKRREYLYQLQEFLVTDNSRNWRFRAELAEQLILLLDLYSARDIYDYLRPIAFSLCADKVSSVRWISYKLVSEMVKKLYMASTSTFVVDLMSELVEKFCRCRKWSGRQTFVFICQTISEDDCLPMDQFAVHLLPHLLHLASDRVPNVRVLLAKTLKQTLLEKEYFLNSANSHQEAVEQTIMALQMDDDSDVKYFASIHPASTKIADDAMSTASSTY from the exons ATGGAACAGGTGCCTCATATTGCTATGTTTTGTCAAGAAAACAGACCTTCCATCCCATATGCTTTTTCCAAGTACTTACTACCTATTGTGGTACGGTACCTTGCAGACCAGAATAACCAG GTAAGAAAAACAAGCCAGGCAGCATTGTTAGTTCTGCTGGAGCAAGAACTCATAGAGAGATACGACGTGGAGACCAAAGTATGCCCTGTCCTGATAGACCTGACAGCACCAGACAGCAATGATGACGTGAAGACCGAAGCCGTGGCT ATCATGTGCAAAATGGCCTCCATGGTGGGAAAGGACATCACGGAAAGACTTGTTCTTCCTAGGTTTTGTGAGATGTGCTGTGACTGCAGAATGTTTCATGTTCGTAAG GTGTGTGCAGCCAACTTCGGAGATATCTGCAGTGTGGTTGGGCAGCAGGCCACTGAAGAAATGCTG TTGCCGAGgtttttccagctctgctctgataATGTGTGGGGAGTTCGGAAAGCCTGCGCTGAATGCTTCATGGCAGTTTCTTGTGCAACATCACAGGAAGTTCGGCGGACAAAGTTGTCAACcctttttattaatttgattAGTGATCCTTCGCGATGG GTCCGACAAGCTGCTTTTCAGTCCTTGGGGCCTTTCATATCAACTTTTGCTAATCCATCCAGCAGTGGtcagtattttaaagaagaagATGACAAAAACTCAGAGGACCATGCTTCTGCACAGGAAAACag TGAACAAATCAGAACTACAGAAGACATCACAACAGAGGAtgagcacagcagaacagaggACCTGTCATCACACGTTGACAATGACAATTTTGCAACAAAACTTGAAGATGCCACGGGAGATCAAAATGTAGTGTCAGATAACTCCCAGACGGAAAGTGATTTCCAGACTGAGTCATCCTTTCATTGCACTTTGTCTTCAGATTCTTGTGGGGGAATGGCTGATGAGAACGAGCCAAGTTCTCATTGCTGTACAGCAGGACTACGGGAGGCTGGGCACAGTTCACAGGAAACCTCTCTTTCAGAGCAGGAATTGTACAACTCTTTCCATTTCTGGAGGACTCCACTTCCTGAAATAGATATTGATTTGGAGCTTCAGCAGACTTCTGAGATAATCCTCAATAGAGAAATTCAGGAACTCACAATGCCGGTATCTCCAAACATTCCTATGGCAACAAggaaagagctggaagaaatgaTAGAAAATTTGGAACCCCACATAGATGATCCAGACGTTAAAG CACAAGTGGAGGTGTTGTCTGCCGCACTCAGAGCATCCAGCTTGAATCCTCAGGAAGAGACAGTGGCCAGCATTGGCAAGGGAACAGACTCTCAGACTGAACTGACCAGCAGTGACCAACAAAATTTTAAGCCTATACTGAGTGATATTGTGCCTTTAATTGGTGACCCTGTTGAG gacATGGATTCCACGCTTCACTATATTCATAATGATTCAGATTTGAGCACCAATAGTAGTTTCAGccctgaagaagaaagaaaatccaaagtACAG GATGTTGTACCTCAAGCCTTGTTGGATCAGTATTTATCAATGACTGATCCATCTCGCGCACAAACTGTCGACACCGAGATCGCCAAACACTGTGCCTACAGCCTCCCAGGTGTGGCACTTACATTAGGCAGACAGAACTGGCACTGCTTGAAGGATACCTACGAGACGCTGGCATCTGACATGCAG TGGAAGGTTCGTCGGACGCTCGCGTTTTCCATACACGAACTTGCCGTCATCCTTGGAGACCAACTTACAGCTGGGGATTTGGTTCCTGTCTTCAATGGCTTCTTAAAGGACCTGGATGAAGTCAGGATAGGTGTGCTTAAACACTTGCATGACTTTCTAAAG CTTCTTCATCTGGACAAAAGAAGAGAATATCTTTATCAGCTCCAGGAATTCTTAGTGACCGATAACAGCAGGAACTGGCGTTTCCGTGCAGAGCTGGCTGA GCAGCTGATCTTACTTCTAGATCTGTACAGTGCCAGAGACATCTACGACTACTTGCGACCTATCGCTTTCAGCCTCTGTGCAGACAAAGTGTCTTCTGTCCGCTGGATTTCTTACAAGCTG GTTAGCGAAATGGTAAAAAAGCTGTACATGGCCTCAACGTCAACGTTTGTGGTAGACCTCATGAGTGAACTTGTTGAAAAGTTCTGTAGATGCCGCAAATGGTCTGGCAGGCAAACTTTTGTCTTCATCTGTCAG ACTATCAGTGAGGATGACTGCCTGCCCATGGACCAGTTTGCTGTGCATCTGTTGCCACACTTATTACACTTGGCATCTGACAGGGTTCCAAACGTTCGAGTCCTGCTTGCAAAAACATTAAAGCAAACGCTTTTGGAGAAAG AGTATTTCCTGAATTCTGCCAACTCTCATCAGGAAGCTGTGGAGCAGACGATTATGGCGCTTCAAATGGACGACGACAGCGACGTCAAGTATTTTGCAAGCATACACCCCGCCAGCACCAAAATAGCGGATGACGCCATGAGCACTGCTTCATCCACGTATTAA